A window of Bacteroidota bacterium contains these coding sequences:
- a CDS encoding septum formation initiator family protein — protein MKTAKKLLPYLKNKYILTIIGVVVWIAFFDKYDLVSQYHSRQALKQLEKDKQYYTEEIRKNQEEINELQTNAQSLEKFAREKYLMKKDNEDVFLIIDKSAADSTASN, from the coding sequence ATGAAAACGGCCAAAAAATTACTTCCTTACCTTAAAAACAAATACATTCTCACCATAATAGGTGTGGTGGTGTGGATTGCTTTTTTCGACAAATACGATTTGGTGAGCCAATATCATTCCCGTCAAGCGCTCAAGCAGCTCGAAAAAGACAAACAATATTACACCGAAGAAATCCGTAAAAATCAAGAGGAAATAAATGAGCTGCAAACCAATGCGCAAAGTCTCGAAAAATTTGCACGTGAAAAATACCTGATGAAAAAAGACAATGAAGATGTTTTTTTAATCATCGATAAATCCGCAGCCGATTCTACCGCTAGCAATTAA
- the fabG gene encoding 3-oxoacyl-[acyl-carrier-protein] reductase: MKLLAGKNALITGASRGIGRAVALKFAENGANVAFTFLSSVEKGKALEEELKAFGVKAKGYQSDAADFKAADDLITAVVAEFGTIDAVVNNAGITRDGLLMRMSEENFDDVVRTNLKSVFNITKAVQRPMLKQRSGSIINMSSVVGVKGNAGQANYAASKAGILGFSKSVALELGSRNIRCNSIAPGFIETEMTDVLDAKTVQGWRDAIPLKRGGNVNDVANLAVFLASDMSTYITGQTINVCGGMLT; the protein is encoded by the coding sequence ATGAAACTATTAGCAGGAAAAAATGCGCTTATCACAGGTGCGTCACGTGGAATTGGAAGAGCTGTAGCACTTAAATTTGCTGAAAACGGAGCCAACGTGGCCTTTACTTTTTTGAGCTCTGTTGAAAAAGGAAAAGCACTCGAAGAAGAATTAAAAGCTTTTGGCGTGAAAGCAAAAGGATATCAATCTGATGCAGCCGATTTTAAAGCGGCGGATGACCTGATTACAGCAGTTGTAGCTGAGTTTGGAACTATTGACGCCGTTGTTAATAATGCAGGGATAACACGCGATGGTTTGTTAATGCGTATGAGCGAAGAAAACTTTGACGATGTAGTACGTACCAATTTGAAATCGGTATTCAACATCACCAAAGCGGTGCAACGCCCCATGTTAAAACAACGTTCGGGTTCTATTATCAATATGAGTTCGGTAGTCGGTGTAAAAGGAAATGCAGGACAAGCGAATTACGCTGCTTCAAAGGCGGGAATATTAGGCTTCTCCAAATCTGTTGCACTTGAATTAGGATCCCGAAATATCCGCTGCAATTCCATCGCGCCGGGTTTCATTGAAACTGAAATGACAGATGTACTGGACGCTAAAACAGTGCAAGGATGGAGAGATGCCATACCTTTAAAAAGAGGTGGAAATGTGAACGATGTGGCAAACCTTGCCGTTTTCTTAGCTTCGGATATGAGTACATACATAACCGGGCAAACGATTAACGTGTGTGGTGGAATGTTGACTTAA
- a CDS encoding PD40 domain-containing protein — protein MKRNILFLASFLLFTGLMSKAQTEKHLKNIQQLTFGGDNAEAYFSFDDKNLSFQSNNKNWGLQCDQIFNLNIEAAAKDTAYHPKLISTGNGRTTCSYFMKDGKHILYASTHAADKACPPNPAPRADHKYLWAVYESFDIYVADLNGTITTQLTNSPGYDAEATLSPDGNKIVFTSIRSGDMELWTMDVYGNNLKQVTNGLGYDGGAFFSPDGKKLVFRASRPQTEVEQKEYKDLLAQGLVMPTNMEIYTCNVDGSDLKQITHLGKANWAPYFLPDGNKIIFSSNHDAERGYNFNLFTVNLDGSGLEKITQESNFNAFPMFSRDGKKIVFSSNRNNHGSHDTNLFIADWVK, from the coding sequence ATGAAAAGAAATATCTTGTTTTTAGCTTCATTCCTGTTGTTCACTGGTTTAATGAGTAAAGCCCAAACCGAAAAGCACCTCAAGAATATTCAACAACTCACCTTTGGTGGCGATAATGCCGAAGCTTATTTTAGCTTTGATGATAAAAATTTATCCTTTCAATCCAACAATAAAAATTGGGGTTTGCAGTGTGATCAGATTTTTAATTTGAATATTGAAGCTGCAGCGAAAGATACTGCATACCATCCTAAATTAATAAGCACCGGTAATGGACGCACAACCTGTTCTTATTTTATGAAAGATGGGAAACATATTTTATATGCTTCTACGCATGCAGCGGATAAGGCTTGTCCGCCCAATCCTGCTCCACGTGCCGATCATAAATATTTGTGGGCGGTGTATGAATCGTTTGATATATATGTGGCCGATTTAAATGGCACAATTACCACCCAATTAACGAATAGCCCCGGTTATGATGCCGAAGCAACGCTATCGCCCGACGGAAATAAAATTGTATTTACCAGCATTCGCAGTGGCGATATGGAATTGTGGACCATGGATGTATACGGAAATAATTTAAAGCAAGTAACCAATGGTTTGGGTTACGACGGTGGCGCCTTCTTTTCGCCGGATGGGAAAAAATTAGTGTTTCGCGCATCACGCCCTCAAACGGAAGTGGAGCAAAAGGAGTATAAAGATTTATTGGCTCAAGGGCTTGTAATGCCTACCAATATGGAAATTTATACTTGCAATGTAGATGGTTCGGATTTGAAACAAATAACGCATTTGGGTAAAGCCAATTGGGCGCCGTATTTTTTACCGGATGGAAATAAAATTATTTTTTCGAGTAATCATGACGCTGAGCGCGGATATAATTTTAATTTATTTACCGTGAACCTGGATGGAAGTGGTTTAGAAAAAATAACGCAGGAGAGCAATTTTAACGCATTTCCAATGTTTTCGAGAGATGGTAAGAAAATTGTGTTCTCATCAAATCGCAACAATCACGGCTCACACGATACCAATTTATTTATTGCGGATTGGGTGAAGTAA
- a CDS encoding ATP-binding cassette domain-containing protein yields the protein MDIVIENLTKKYGPQKAVDNISFHVKTGEVLGFLGPNGAGKTTTMKILAGLIAPNKGEARIGQYSVRENPEEVKKLIGYLPENNPLYLDMPVIDYLKFSAAIQGVPKSRIRGRIQEMILTCGLMAEKHKKIGELSKGYRQRVGLAQAMIHDPRVLILDEPTTGLDPNQIVEIRRLIKELGKEKTVILSTHILPEVEATCDRILIISKGKIAADGTSENLRKQSQGRELLKVRIEDGHRNDIIQQLQALPHVGLVDPIRGIENCYEVQSRGDYGNKRDIFSLCVKNNWVLTEMTPIETKLEDLFRDLTVK from the coding sequence ATGGATATAGTTATTGAAAATCTCACCAAAAAATATGGTCCTCAAAAGGCTGTCGACAACATTTCATTTCATGTAAAAACAGGCGAAGTACTTGGTTTTCTTGGCCCCAACGGTGCAGGAAAAACTACTACGATGAAAATTCTTGCCGGCTTAATAGCCCCCAATAAAGGAGAAGCGCGCATTGGCCAGTATTCAGTAAGGGAAAATCCGGAGGAAGTAAAAAAACTAATTGGGTATTTGCCCGAAAACAACCCCTTGTACCTCGACATGCCGGTGATTGATTATTTAAAATTTTCGGCTGCCATCCAAGGTGTGCCTAAAAGTCGTATCAGAGGCCGCATTCAAGAAATGATTTTAACCTGCGGTTTGATGGCCGAAAAGCATAAAAAAATTGGGGAGCTTTCTAAAGGATATCGCCAGCGTGTAGGTTTAGCTCAGGCTATGATTCATGACCCCAGGGTTTTAATTTTAGATGAACCCACAACCGGTTTGGATCCCAATCAAATCGTAGAAATTCGTCGCCTTATAAAAGAACTGGGAAAAGAAAAAACGGTTATTCTTAGTACACATATCTTACCTGAAGTAGAAGCCACATGCGACCGAATTTTAATCATCAGCAAAGGAAAAATTGCAGCAGATGGCACTTCCGAAAACTTGAGAAAACAATCTCAAGGGCGTGAATTGCTAAAGGTTCGCATTGAAGACGGGCATAGAAATGACATCATCCAACAATTACAAGCCTTGCCTCATGTTGGTCTCGTAGATCCCATTCGCGGAATCGAAAACTGCTACGAAGTGCAAAGCCGCGGTGATTATGGAAACAAAAGAGATATATTTTCACTCTGTGTAAAAAACAATTGGGTGCTCACCGAAATGACACCCATAGAAACCAAGCTGGAAGACCTGTTCAGAGACCTTACGGTGAAATAG